Within the Bacillus sp. FSL K6-3431 genome, the region CACTAATCCATAAAATCGCATAATAACAAAGTTTGGGATCATCGTTACTTGTAATGGGATCATAAGCGTTGCTAAGTATAAACCAAAGATCAAATCCCTACCTTTAAACTTTAATCTCGCAAAAACAAATCCTGCCATGGAGCTAGTAAGGAGTTGAGAAATGACAACAATGCTAGTCACCTTTAAACTGTTTAAAAAATATTGCATAAAAGGAAAACGATCTGATATTTTCAAATAATTTTCCAATTGGATTGACTCACCTAGGAGCGTCGGAGGGAACACAAACACTTCGCCTAATTCTTTTAATGATGTACTTACCATCCATACAAAGGGAAATAACATGGTAATTGCCCCAAGACTAAGGCATATATGCGCAATCATATTTTTATAGCGAATCGGCCTTTTGGTTGTCATTTTTCTCTTTTTAGTAAGATTTACATTAACTCCATCAACTTTAATATCTTTCATTACTAATTTACTCATTATGCACCCCCTTCTATTAAACTTCCCCTCTTTTCTTCTGTAATGTGAATTGTATTAATGTAAAGATGAGAACAAGGAAAAATAAAATGTAAGCCATCGCACTTGCATAACCCATCCTAAAATACTCAAAGCCGTTTTGATATAAATAGTGTACCAGCACGGACGTTGATCGAGCCGGTCCTCCACCTGTCATTAAGAATACTGCATCAAATACTTGGAACGAACCAATGATAGCCATCACTGTAACAAAGAATGTCGTCGGTCTTAGCAGTGGGACTGTAATATAAAGAAACTTTTTAAACCATGTAGCACCATCAATATCCGCTGCTTCATAATAGCTTTCCGATATTCCCTGAATTCCGGCAAGGAATATCAGCATATTAAATCCTAACCCTTTCCAAATGGAAGTGATCATAACTGCCGGCATTGCCCACTTCGTATCACTGAGCCAGCTAGGGCCTTTGATTCCAATTAAACTTAGAATGAAGTTTAGTAAACCGTACTCCGGATTATAAATCCATTGCCATACTACTGCGACTGCAACCATTGAAGAGATAACCGGTAAAAAATAAGCGGCTCTATAAAACTTAATAAACCTTATCTTCTGATTTAGAGCAACAGCTAAAAACAGAGAAATAATAATACCCACAGGTACTGTCACAGCTGTAAAATAAAGCGTGTTCCATAACACCTTTCTAAACGTTTCATCATTAAATAGATTTGTATAATTTTCAAAACCAACCCATTTAATAGGTGTTAGGAGATCCCAACTCGTAAAGCTAAGAAAAAAAGAAGCAACAACAGGGAAAAGAACAAAGATCAAAAATCCGATTAAACTTGGCAGCAATAATATAAACGCCCATGGCCCATCCTTATAAAATATTGTATTCAGATTCAAGCTTTTCCCTCCTTGATCAGTAGATCTAGAAACCTAATAGGGTATAAAGGTTAATTAGTCTTTTGTTAGTTCTTCATTTACCCTTCTATCAATATTAGAGAGAACATCTTCAACAGGTTGGTCATCATACCAAAACTTATCTAATTCTTCTATCATGATGTCATCTATTTGGTTTTTCCCAATCTTGGCAAATGGATCTACATTTGCTGCTTGAAAATAAGGTACTAATTCCTTAAATCCATCAGGATGAACAGTTTCGTTAAACCATTTTTCAATACCTTCCTCGGTATACAGAGATGCTCTGTTTGGCATCCACAAACCTTCACTAATTAATTCAATCTGATATTCCTCAGAGGATAGGAAACTAATAAATTCCCACGCTTCATCTGGATACTTTGTATTAACAGATGCTGCATGAACATGTGCTTGTCCATTTGTCACAGGTTGAGTAAACTTCGGAAGAGCAGCTACACCAACAGGAAAATCCATTTGACTTAATTGTTGTAACGACCACGATCCATCGATTAACATCGCTATTTTTCCTGTTTGCAGCATTTGCGATGCACTCATTCCCGAATCCTCTAATAATTTAGCTTCGGGACTTACCCCATTTTTCTTCAATGCCAGTATTGCCTCTAATACATCTTTTGTTTGTTGTGAATTCATGCTTACTGCTGAATAATCATTATTAAAGATAGAGCCATCATTCTCCATTATTGCTGCAACAGTATTGGCAAATGTTTCAAAGCCATAAGTACCAAATTGAGTTATCTTATTACCTTCTTTTTCTGTTAGATCTTGAGCAACACTTGCAAACTCCTCCCATGTCCAAGCTTCATCTGGATTACTCGGTGGATAGGGAACGCCTGCTTCATCAAAAATTTCTTTATTATAATAAAGAACTGGGGAAACTGTACAACTACTTACACCATAAATATTTCCATCTATTTGCATAATATCTGCTGCAGAAGGTATAAAGTCGTCTATACTTAGATCTTTTTCAAAATAGGTTGATAGGTCTAGGAGAACACCACGATCTTGGAATGCACGATAATCTACGGATCCAAGGAAGAATACATCCGGAGGAGCATCACCGGCCATCATCGTTAACAGTTTAGAAGCATATTGATCACCAGGTACAGGTGTGTATTCGACTTTAATATTCGGATGTATTTCTTCAAATTTCTTTATCCCATTTTTAACACTTTCTGTCTCCAGCGGACTTGCTTCCCATCCCATAAATTTCAGGGTCACAGGACCATCCTTACTGTCATTTGTTTTGGTTTCCTTTGATGAACAACCTAGCAATACAAGGGAAACTGCTATGACTGTGAACAGAATAAGCTTTAATCTCTTTTCCACTTTTCATTCCTCCCCTATTAATGTTTTACTCCTTCTTCTTAAGGTCTCAACATTCCAGTTCTAATGGCGCTTATCCTTGTGGAATTTATACTATCATCTCGTTAATTTTTTGTCGGTGGACTAAAAACTATATTAGGTGTATAAAGGTGACTATTATTTTTAAATTTTCTAAAATTAATGTCGAGTCTTGTTAAACGGGGGTTTTGGAGAGTATTTTATCGTTTTCAAAACAAAAAAGGGAGAATGCCTTTTTCTAAATATCAGATATATAATGAAGAGAGTTTGCAAACTCGACTTTTTCTCGGATCAATGGCTCGCAAAGTGCTCGAAGTGATTAGTATAACTCCATATAATTTCGTTGGCGTGGGGCGGTCCAGTATTCCAGCAAAATGAAGAAAGACTGCCGAGAATTTTTCTCGACAGTCTGAAAGCCTATAATCATCCTTCACATATTTCAATATGATCTATTTTTATTCTATCACTCTACTTTATCCCTTCACGCCACCAACTGTAAGCCCTGCTACAAAATAACGTTGAAAGAAAATAAATAGAAATATAATTGGAATAATAGTCATGACGGATCCGGCAATTAATACATCGTAATTATTCCCGTACGGAGTTAATAATGTTGCTAAACCGATTGGTAAAGTAAACATCGAGTTGGATCGTAATACAATTAATGGCCATAGGAAGTTATTCCAGCTACCAAGGCCTTGCAGTATAGCCATTGCCGCTAAAGATGGTGCCATTAACGGTAACATAATTTTGAAAAATATACCGTATTCAGTTGATCCATCAATCCTAGCTGCATCCATTAATTCTTTCGGAAGACCTAATGCATACTGCCTAAAGAAAAAGACGGCAATAGGTGCAACAATTGCAGGCATGATTACGGCAGCATATGTATCAATTAACTGCATACTGATCATTAATTGGTACAGTGGTAACATTAATATTTCAAATGGTACCATCAATATAAATAGAACGAGGATGAAGAAAAAATTTCTGCCTTTAAAATCATATACCGCTAATGCGTAGCCAACCATTGAAGAAAAAAACAATGATAGGACTATTGTAATTGCAGTGATTATAAGACTATTTCCATACCAAGTCCAATATTTACTTGCTTCAATAAATATATAAGTATAGTTATCAATGTTTAATTTGCTAGGATCGAAGGTTAGGCTGATACCATTACGCATCAACTCAGATGACGGTCTAAATGAAGAAAGCAATAAACTTATGATTGGAAATAGCGCTATAAAGGAAAATATCACAAAACTGATATTAGCTGTCCATTTTAGGGCTACATCATTATTATTCTTTTTCATTTATTCATCCCCCTTTTTAAACGTTCCGGTGAGGATTAGTTGAATGAAGCTAACAACAAAAATAATTAACATTAATACGACACCAATCGCTGCACCAAATCCCATATTATTTTGTTGAATTCCTTGTTGATATATATAACCCACGACACTTAAACCTATATTTCCTGGTGAGCCCGCTTCCCAGAATACAAAGCTTTCTTCAAACATGCGAAAACCATTTATAACTGAAATAGTTGAAACAAAAACAGTTACAGGCTTTAAAAAAGGAAGTGTTACAAACCTAAATTTTTGAAACTTAGTTGCCCCATCAATATCTGCTGCTTCATATAATTCATTAGGAACATTTTGTAACGCAGCTAAGAAGTATAAAATATTTACCCCCATCCAACGCCATGAGCAAAGTAAAACCATTAAAAACATTCCGGACCAGGCATTATATCTCCAATCTACAGAATCTAATCCAATCCAATGAAGAAATTGGTTAGCTGCCGCGGTGTCCGTTTCTCCAAACATTAAACGAAAAACCATACCAGCAACAATCGTTGAAGTTAATGCTGGAATAAATAGCGATGCCCTAAATATTGTTTTAAATTTGATAAACTTTGAATCTAATAAAACAGATAGGATAATTGGAATTGTCACTAAAATGACTACGCTAAAAATAACATAAATAGTAGTATTCGATAATGCTTTGTAAAAGGTTGGGTTAAAGATCCTAGTATAATTATCAATACCAACGAATGTAACCTGCCCGGGCAATACTTTTTGAAAACTCATGATTACTGCTTTAATGGATGGATAAAAAGAAAAGACTAGAAATGAAAGTAGAAATGGTGCAACAAATATATACGGTACTACACTCTTGGAATTTAAAAAAGCTAAGATTTTATTAGGACTTTTAATAGGTGTAAATTCCTTCGTCATACTTCTGGATGTCGGTAACATAAAATCCCTCCCTTAATTAGTACGAATATCTTCAATATGATGCTTAACAAATAGATGTTTGCATGGGTGATATTAAATGACATCTCATCTATTTTCTATAATAATTTCCCTTAGAATAAGTCCTTAGTTATAATATTTTTAAGGATATATATAACAAAATTGCAAGGTACATAGTAATGTGCCTTGCAATTTACTTTTTACATTTACTTCATATTGCTTTTAATTGTTTTTGCGGCTTGTTTAAGTGCTTCTTCAGGTGTTTGTGATTGCTGTCTAAGAACACTATCAAATACATTTGTATTAATCTCATTAGCAACTTCTGGAGTGTATTCTGTAATGTTAACCGCATTAATTTCATCTTTTACATCAAGCAGCGTATCAAAAATATCATTCCCAAAGAATTGATAAAACTTATTATCCGCTTTTACTTCTTCACTTTCCCAAACGTCCCAGCGTGGAGGATCAAAGCCTAAAACTGTCCATAATTTAATATTTGCTTCTTTGGATAGTTTTGCAAAAGCCAAGAATTCTTTTGCAAGGTCTGCATGCTTCGTTTGGTTTGTAACAACAGTACCTGTACCACCCATACCTGCTGAACGGTTTCCGCCTTCTTCCCATGCAGGCATTGGACGAACTACTATCTTCCCTTTAAGATCTCCCATATAATCTGTGAATCTGCCCATATACCAAATCGGCATAGAAACACTAGCAGCTCCACCATCATTCATATAAGCATAAAACTCTTCAGCATGTGGTTCCCCACCAGGAGTTAGCTCGGCAATTTCATGCTTGTAAAGCATGTCATTCAAAAATTCTAATGTCTTTATATTAATGTCGTTATCCACCGTAAGTTCTCCAGCCTCATTAAACCAATCAGAACCTTGCTGGCTAATCATTTCCCACATCGTCATATAATCACCGGTATGGACAGTTGTCATCTTAGCATCTGTGTTTGTGGCAACCTTTTTCCCGGCTTCAACGTAGTCATCCCAAGTCTTAATAGAGTCGATGTCTACACCAGCTTTATCCATAATTTCTTTATTGTAGTACATGACAGATGCTCCAACATGCGTCGGCATACCATAGTAATTATCATCTTTAGAGTAAATATCAAAACGTGATTTAACAAAATTATCTATTTCAGGTTCAACATACTCATTCATCGGTAACAACTGCGGTTCTCCCTGTAAGAAGTTAGGAAAGCGGCCAATTTCAATATCAGATATATCTGGTGCACCTTTACCAGATTGTAAGGCTAATAGAAGATTATTATGCATTTGATCGTAAGGGTACGTTTCCGCTTTTAATTTGATCGGCTTGTCAGGATTCGCTTCATTCCAACGTGGTACTGCGTCTTTAAAAAAGTCCATATGCAATTCAACAAACGTCCAATACGTTAATTCTGTCGCATCTTCTACATCGTCACCAATGAGCATTGTTTCTTCTGCATCCCCTGAACCCTTGTCTCCCCCGCAAGCGATTAAAACCACGGACATTAATCCAATAAGAAACACTAATAGACCTTTTTTAATCATCATATCCCCCTCGATCAATTTATTTTTGTAGTGCTTACAAGTCTTATCAGCTACATATACGCTAGATTTCTATCCTCCAGCAAGATACTTAACCACAAGAATCTG harbors:
- a CDS encoding carbohydrate ABC transporter permease; its protein translation is MSKLVMKDIKVDGVNVNLTKKRKMTTKRPIRYKNMIAHICLSLGAITMLFPFVWMVSTSLKELGEVFVFPPTLLGESIQLENYLKISDRFPFMQYFLNSLKVTSIVVISQLLTSSMAGFVFARLKFKGRDLIFGLYLATLMIPLQVTMIPNFVIMRFYGLVDTHAALILPGLVSAFGTFLMRQFFLTIPKSLEEAAKIDGCTPFGVYWRIFVPLTMPAMATLGIFVFMGTWNDFFSPLVYINTQSKMTLPLGLASMQGMYATDWPVLMAGTVISVLPVIIIFLLAQDAFIKGVTLSGIKGE
- a CDS encoding carbohydrate ABC transporter permease, whose translation is MNTIFYKDGPWAFILLLPSLIGFLIFVLFPVVASFFLSFTSWDLLTPIKWVGFENYTNLFNDETFRKVLWNTLYFTAVTVPVGIIISLFLAVALNQKIRFIKFYRAAYFLPVISSMVAVAVVWQWIYNPEYGLLNFILSLIGIKGPSWLSDTKWAMPAVMITSIWKGLGFNMLIFLAGIQGISESYYEAADIDGATWFKKFLYITVPLLRPTTFFVTVMAIIGSFQVFDAVFLMTGGGPARSTSVLVHYLYQNGFEYFRMGYASAMAYILFFLVLIFTLIQFTLQKKRGEV
- a CDS encoding ABC transporter substrate-binding protein gives rise to the protein MEKRLKLILFTVIAVSLVLLGCSSKETKTNDSKDGPVTLKFMGWEASPLETESVKNGIKKFEEIHPNIKVEYTPVPGDQYASKLLTMMAGDAPPDVFFLGSVDYRAFQDRGVLLDLSTYFEKDLSIDDFIPSAADIMQIDGNIYGVSSCTVSPVLYYNKEIFDEAGVPYPPSNPDEAWTWEEFASVAQDLTEKEGNKITQFGTYGFETFANTVAAIMENDGSIFNNDYSAVSMNSQQTKDVLEAILALKKNGVSPEAKLLEDSGMSASQMLQTGKIAMLIDGSWSLQQLSQMDFPVGVAALPKFTQPVTNGQAHVHAASVNTKYPDEAWEFISFLSSEEYQIELISEGLWMPNRASLYTEEGIEKWFNETVHPDGFKELVPYFQAANVDPFAKIGKNQIDDIMIEELDKFWYDDQPVEDVLSNIDRRVNEELTKD
- a CDS encoding carbohydrate ABC transporter permease, encoding MKKNNNDVALKWTANISFVIFSFIALFPIISLLLSSFRPSSELMRNGISLTFDPSKLNIDNYTYIFIEASKYWTWYGNSLIITAITIVLSLFFSSMVGYALAVYDFKGRNFFFILVLFILMVPFEILMLPLYQLMISMQLIDTYAAVIMPAIVAPIAVFFFRQYALGLPKELMDAARIDGSTEYGIFFKIMLPLMAPSLAAMAILQGLGSWNNFLWPLIVLRSNSMFTLPIGLATLLTPYGNNYDVLIAGSVMTIIPIIFLFIFFQRYFVAGLTVGGVKG
- a CDS encoding carbohydrate ABC transporter permease, which gives rise to MTKEFTPIKSPNKILAFLNSKSVVPYIFVAPFLLSFLVFSFYPSIKAVIMSFQKVLPGQVTFVGIDNYTRIFNPTFYKALSNTTIYVIFSVVILVTIPIILSVLLDSKFIKFKTIFRASLFIPALTSTIVAGMVFRLMFGETDTAAANQFLHWIGLDSVDWRYNAWSGMFLMVLLCSWRWMGVNILYFLAALQNVPNELYEAADIDGATKFQKFRFVTLPFLKPVTVFVSTISVINGFRMFEESFVFWEAGSPGNIGLSVVGYIYQQGIQQNNMGFGAAIGVVLMLIIFVVSFIQLILTGTFKKGDE
- a CDS encoding ABC transporter substrate-binding protein, which gives rise to MKKGLLVFLIGLMSVVLIACGGDKGSGDAEETMLIGDDVEDATELTYWTFVELHMDFFKDAVPRWNEANPDKPIKLKAETYPYDQMHNNLLLALQSGKGAPDISDIEIGRFPNFLQGEPQLLPMNEYVEPEIDNFVKSRFDIYSKDDNYYGMPTHVGASVMYYNKEIMDKAGVDIDSIKTWDDYVEAGKKVATNTDAKMTTVHTGDYMTMWEMISQQGSDWFNEAGELTVDNDINIKTLEFLNDMLYKHEIAELTPGGEPHAEEFYAYMNDGGAASVSMPIWYMGRFTDYMGDLKGKIVVRPMPAWEEGGNRSAGMGGTGTVVTNQTKHADLAKEFLAFAKLSKEANIKLWTVLGFDPPRWDVWESEEVKADNKFYQFFGNDIFDTLLDVKDEINAVNITEYTPEVANEINTNVFDSVLRQQSQTPEEALKQAAKTIKSNMK